In Epinephelus fuscoguttatus linkage group LG15, E.fuscoguttatus.final_Chr_v1, a genomic segment contains:
- the LOC125901646 gene encoding zinc finger E-box-binding homeobox 1-like isoform X4, producing MNALRLKLTSQPNTKKCILIVTQTRRDRDIPDAAVKLAGRLLHRVHRTTDTCKTGVLLCEKPYECSNCKKRFSHSGSYSSHISSKKCVGAAPPNGVPPTSIKPPPSTQTTPVVIAPARMVLKEKTESKPLQEQLPVTQIKSEPVEYECKPAMAATATSAGANGVVNGGTAQPAVVPAATLPQGVAMVVPTVGLMSPISINLNDLQNVLKVAMDGNVLRQVLGTANGVVTQGKQGIVVQQPQQQIISLPAFVDHDGTTKIIINYSISPAAATTATTQPAPLVAKNNPAPPPTVTTAAAPTPTKTDKPLTPEVADLSIVKTEPESVAITDMETEAATQTEMETVRTPVAQTAQMPKVSSTSTCLLCDDCPDNLEALHLLQHRKAANGEAVDSAALDPSFAALLSEAGVTLEEPPVDDLLSLLKTYFASNANPSEEELAKISESVSIPVDVVRKWFAKMNSGKNVGKCGSAATAVSKKTETTKSSSEDVSNQNGDAEEDSSQETSHKASSESDSASPSDSSSLGVSTRDLVIVKSEPEDPDAPDSQAEPLDLSLPKDIAAALARTTPPAKQQEQPLNLTCLRKEQLGGRTIYVTTPQTGRPVNIVTAAQLPTLVAIAGQGTVGCLGALNTSTKRTILIPQLTYTYATTAGNATGAKTVVLNGHKQQEKRPDSSSDGVSTVEEQNDSDSAALMKKRRLENGVYPCDLCSKVFQKGSSLLRHKYEHTGKRPHECSICKKAFKHKHHLIEHSRLHSGEKPYQCDKCGKRFSHSGSYSQHMNHRYSYCKKDGLSPSSGSGPRRAQSELGSPGAGPQSDSRTTTPRSQLDSDERESEEEDDEAMCMDDIRVVQVDDGECEIYEGNFEDDDEEDMTGEEEADGDKVEDEFACDVVEVELGDDHMQEEEMEEPPEDKEEAASAHAEEMADCEANTDKSIREGSEGAEPTEDMVTNAK from the exons ATGAACGCGCTGAGACTGAAGTTAACATCGCAgccaaacacaaagaaatgcatCCTGATCGTGACCCAGACAAGGCGGGACCGTGATATTCCCGACGCTGCCGTGAAACTAGCGGGCCGCTTGCTGCACCGTGTGCACAGGACAACTGATACCTGCAAGACGGGAGTCCTACTTT GTGAGAAACCGTATGAATGCTCAAACTGCAAGAAGCGATTCTCCCACTCAGGCTCCTACAGCTCCCACATCAGCAGTAAGAAGTGCGTGGGTGCAGCGCCCCCCAATGGCGTCCCTCCAACGTCGATCAAACCCCCACCTTCCACCCAGACCACGCCAGTCGTAATTGCTCCCGCCCGCATGGTCCTTAAAGAGAAGACTGAAAGCAAGCCCCTGCAGGAGCAGCTCCCCGTCACCCAGATCAAATCTGAACCTGTGGAATATGAGTGCAAGCCTGCGATGGCGGCAACGGCAACATCAGCCGGTGCCAACGGAGTGGTCAACGGAGGCACGGCACAGCCAGCTGTTGTTCCAGCTGCAACCCTGCCCCAGGGTGTGGCTATGGTCGTACCAACAGTCGGCCTCATGTCACCCATCAGCATCAACTTGAATGACTTGCAGAACGTGCTTAAAGTGGCGATGGACGGAAACGTGCTCCGGCAGGTGCTGGGTACAGCTAATGGGGTGGTGACGCAGGGGAAGCAGGGAATTGTTGTCCAGCAGCCCCAGCAGCAGATCATCAGCCTTCCCGCCTTTGTGGACCACGATGGCACCACAAAGATCATCATCAACTACAGCATTAGCCCTGCAGCTGCCACCACTGCCACCACCCAGCCTGCACCACTTGTTGCCAAAAACAATCCAGCTCCCCCTCCCACTGTCACCACTGCTGcagcccccacccccaccaAGACAGATAAACCCCTGACCCCAGAGGTGGCTGACCTCTCTATTGTAAAGACAGAGCCAGAATCAGTGGCCAtcacagacatggagacagaggCAGCCACGCAGACAGAAATGGAAACTGTTAGAACTCCAGTCGCCCAAACAGCTCAGATGCCAAAAGTCAGCAGCACCAGTACGTGTTTACTATGCGATGACTGTCCTGACAACCTGGAGGCGTTACACCTCCTCCAGCACCGCAAAGCAGCCAATGGGGAGGCTGTTGACTCTGCCGCTTTAGACCCCTCCTTCGCTGCCCTGCTAAGCGAGGCGGGGGTGACGCTGGAAGAGCCACCTGTGGACGACCTCCTCTCACTCCTCAAGACTTACTTTGCCTCCAATGCCAACCCCAGTGAGGAAGAACTGGCAAAGATCTCAGAGTCTGTCAGTATTCCAGTGGATGTGGTCAGAAAGTGGTTTGCCAAGATGAACTCTGGGAAAAATGTGGGCAAATGCGGCAGCGCTGCTACTGCAGTTTCCAAAAAGACTGAAACTACAAAGTCCAGTTCAGAGGACGTGTCGAATCAGAACGGAGATGCAGAGGAAGACAGCTCCCAGGAAACATCACACAAAGCCTCATCAGAATCTGACAGCGCTTCCCCGTCAGACTCTTCATCACTCGGCGTCAGCACCAGGGACCTCGTCATCGTGAAAAGCGAGCCAGAGGACCCAGATGCTCCAGACTCCCAGGCCGAGCCGCTTGACCTCTCCCTCCCTAAAGACATAGCAGCGGCGTTGGCAAGGACCACACCTCCTGCcaagcagcaggagcagccCCTGAACCTGACCTGCCTGAGGAAGGAGCAGCTGGGGGGTCGAACCATCTACGTCACCACGCCTCAGACCGGAAGACCTGTCAACATCGTCACTGCTGCACAGCTGCCCACATTGGTGGCCATCGCTGGTCAGGGCACGGTGGGCTGTCTGGGTGCCCTCAACACCTCAACGAAGCGCACCATCCTCATCCCCCAGCTCACCTACACCTACGCCACTACAGCTGGCAACGCTACTGGAGCAAAGACTGTCGTACTGAACGGCCATAAG CAACAGGAGAAGAGGCCGGACAGCAGCTCCGACGGCGTCTCCACAGTGGAGGAGCAGAACGACTCCGACTCAGCTGCACTGATGAAGAAGCGACGGCTGGAAAACGGCGTCTACCCCTGTGACCTTTGCTCCAAAGTCTTCCAGAAGGGCAGCTCCCTGCTCAGGCACAAATATGAACACACAG GAAAACGGCCCCACGAGTGCAGCATCTGCAAGAAGGcctttaaacacaaacaccaccTGATCGAACACTCGAGGCTGCACTCCGGTGAGAAACCCTACCAGTGTGATAAGTGTGGCAAGCGTTTCTCTCACTCTGGCTCATACTCCCAGCACATGAACCACCGCTACTCCTACTGCAAGAAGGATGGGTTGAGCCCTAGCTCCGGCTCAGGGCCACGCAGGGCTCAGTCGGAGCTCGGCAGCCCCGGTGCTGGCCCGCAGTCGGACAGTCGGACCACGACCCCGCGCTCTCAACTGGACTCAGACGAGAGGGAGAGCGAAGAAGAGGACGATGAGGCCATGTGCATGGACGACATCCGGGTCGTGCAGGTGGACGATGGCGAGTGCGAGATCTACGAAGGTAACTTTGAGGATGACGATGAGGAAGACATGACAGGGGAGGAAGAGGCAGACGGAGACAAGGTGGAAGACGAGTTCGCTTGTGAtgtggtggaggtggagctgggggACGATCACATGCAAGAAGAAGAGATGGAGGAACCACCTGAAGACAAGGAGGAAGCAGCAAGTGCGCATGCAGAGGAAATGGCAGACTGTGAAGCAAATACGGACAAAAGCATCAGGGAGGGGTCAGAGGGCGCTGAACCCACAGAGGACATGGTGACAAACGCCAAATAA